The Diabrotica virgifera virgifera chromosome 10, PGI_DIABVI_V3a genome has a window encoding:
- the LOC126878463 gene encoding uncharacterized protein LOC126878463 isoform X1, which translates to MANVILPKRRQNNGFSQNQNYSTRSLTRKTTKSTYIAPASATSSSARKLQVQHIYRSSSTSNRLNEPMYQYPVYRKEDHNNIEVVPAIGEVIQDRFQVPPYFPYKTKDSGITYLPPTQAPITAFTSAPVASSVKGLSLPQSFTAPNFDPNSFSSSINQNKAVSSASSTSDFYDSPFNSYNPPPAGNPDDSKNNYAPNLDQPDNTDSDGQNSYTNSPQDDGGPYNFAPTLKQPMAMSNRPGPVKSNSFDDASFLPDTYGSPNYVQTSQENHSVLDDDAERPKHPPRNIDDIYYPPSFPRDQIEENHNNNPNVIGSNPQDHVVPMLNIPPHDLSQPPTDMIPQDQKVSLMNIGPSSSSGLHNDFPKYLYDDHHFDHHIYEEVHHATTPEPEKKRVSTTNYSYYYLGRKLWYIPLYFSIYFMVYVTALIIKSIARRKVTLRNQYITANTRSRRDLTLDHMDALDEVHHNISTAIDKVDKMYSRLSM; encoded by the exons atggcaaatGTGATCTTGCcaaaacgtcgtcaaaataatggtttttctcaaaaccaaaattattctaCGCGGAGTCTAACCCGGAAAACCACAAAAAGCACATATATAGCTCCCGCAAGTGCAACATCTTCAAGTGCAAGGAAACTTCAAGTGCAACATATATATAG GTCAAGTTCAACCTCCAATCGTCTCAACGAACCAATGTATCAATATCCAGTATATAGAAAAGAAGACCACAATAACATAGAAGTAGTGCCAGCTATTGGAGAGGTAATACAAGACAGGTTTCAAGTACCGCCGTATTTCCCATATAAAACTAAGGACTCTGGTATAACCTATTTGCCACCTACTCAAGCACCTATAACAGCTTTTACTTCGGCCCCTGTAGCATCTTCAGTAAAAGGATTATCCTTACCACAATCATTTACAGCCCCTAATTTTGACCCAAATTCTTTTTCTTCTAGTATAAATCAAAATAAGGCAGTTTCTTCTGCTAGTTCTACTTCAGATTTTTATGACTCGCCTTTTAATTCTTATAATCCACCCCCAGCAGGTAATCCTGACGATAGCAAAAATAACTATGCTCCTAATTTAGATCAACCAGATAACACTGATTCTGATGGACAAAATTCTTATACTAATTCTCCACAAGATGATGGTGGTCCCTATAATTTCGCACCTACACTAAAACAACCAATGGCAATGTCGAATAGACCAGGACCCGTAAAAAGTAACTCTTTTGACGATGCGTCTTTTTTACCTGACACTTACGGATCTCCTAATTATGTTCAAACTAGTCAAGAGAACCATAGTGTGCTCGATGATGACGCTGAACGTCCCAAACATCCGCCTAGAAATATAGACGATATTTATTATCCACCTTCTTTTCCAAGAGATCAAATTGAAGAAAATCATAACAATAACCCAAATGTCATAGGTTCAAATCCGCAGGATCACGTAGTCCCCATGTTGAATATTCCACCTCATGATCTCAGTCAACCCCCGACAGATATGATCCCTCAAGATCAGAAAGTATCATTAATGAATATTGGACCTTCTTCCTCCTCAGGTCTTCACAATGACTTTCCAAAATACTTATACGATGACCATCATTTTGATCATCATATTTATGAAGAAGTTCACCATGCAACCACACCAGAACCTGAGAAAAAGAGAGTTAGTACCACCAATTACAGTTACTACTACCTTGGTCGTAAGCTCTGGTATATTCCATTGTACTTCAGCATCTATTTCATGGTGTACGTGACTGCTCTTATTATTAAATCTATAGCAAGGCGCAAGGTAACTTTGAGAAATCAGTATATTACTGCCAACACAAGAAGTCGCAGAGATTTGACATTGGACCACATGGATGCTCTTGATGAAGTTCATCATAATATCTCGACTGCTATTGACAAAGTTGATAAAATGTATTCTCGTCTGTctatgtaa
- the LOC126878463 gene encoding uncharacterized protein LOC126878463 isoform X2, which yields MLRFLVIVAMILFVDTFRLPRNNSAILISKYAKVVKWGNKDEKNNTQPVSSKSRTAVWTARSSSTSNRLNEPMYQYPVYRKEDHNNIEVVPAIGEVIQDRFQVPPYFPYKTKDSGITYLPPTQAPITAFTSAPVASSVKGLSLPQSFTAPNFDPNSFSSSINQNKAVSSASSTSDFYDSPFNSYNPPPAGNPDDSKNNYAPNLDQPDNTDSDGQNSYTNSPQDDGGPYNFAPTLKQPMAMSNRPGPVKSNSFDDASFLPDTYGSPNYVQTSQENHSVLDDDAERPKHPPRNIDDIYYPPSFPRDQIEENHNNNPNVIGSNPQDHVVPMLNIPPHDLSQPPTDMIPQDQKVSLMNIGPSSSSGLHNDFPKYLYDDHHFDHHIYEEVHHATTPEPEKKRVSTTNYSYYYLGRKLWYIPLYFSIYFMVYVTALIIKSIARRKVTLRNQYITANTRSRRDLTLDHMDALDEVHHNISTAIDKVDKMYSRLSM from the exons ATGTTGCGATTTTTAGTGATAGTTGCAATGATTCTATTTGTTGATACTTTTagattgcctagaaataattcggcaatattaatttcaaaatatgctaAAGTTGTAAAATGGGGAAATAAAGACGAGAAAAATAATACCCAACCAGTGTCTTCAAAAAGCCGTACAGCTGTTTGGACTGCAAG GTCAAGTTCAACCTCCAATCGTCTCAACGAACCAATGTATCAATATCCAGTATATAGAAAAGAAGACCACAATAACATAGAAGTAGTGCCAGCTATTGGAGAGGTAATACAAGACAGGTTTCAAGTACCGCCGTATTTCCCATATAAAACTAAGGACTCTGGTATAACCTATTTGCCACCTACTCAAGCACCTATAACAGCTTTTACTTCGGCCCCTGTAGCATCTTCAGTAAAAGGATTATCCTTACCACAATCATTTACAGCCCCTAATTTTGACCCAAATTCTTTTTCTTCTAGTATAAATCAAAATAAGGCAGTTTCTTCTGCTAGTTCTACTTCAGATTTTTATGACTCGCCTTTTAATTCTTATAATCCACCCCCAGCAGGTAATCCTGACGATAGCAAAAATAACTATGCTCCTAATTTAGATCAACCAGATAACACTGATTCTGATGGACAAAATTCTTATACTAATTCTCCACAAGATGATGGTGGTCCCTATAATTTCGCACCTACACTAAAACAACCAATGGCAATGTCGAATAGACCAGGACCCGTAAAAAGTAACTCTTTTGACGATGCGTCTTTTTTACCTGACACTTACGGATCTCCTAATTATGTTCAAACTAGTCAAGAGAACCATAGTGTGCTCGATGATGACGCTGAACGTCCCAAACATCCGCCTAGAAATATAGACGATATTTATTATCCACCTTCTTTTCCAAGAGATCAAATTGAAGAAAATCATAACAATAACCCAAATGTCATAGGTTCAAATCCGCAGGATCACGTAGTCCCCATGTTGAATATTCCACCTCATGATCTCAGTCAACCCCCGACAGATATGATCCCTCAAGATCAGAAAGTATCATTAATGAATATTGGACCTTCTTCCTCCTCAGGTCTTCACAATGACTTTCCAAAATACTTATACGATGACCATCATTTTGATCATCATATTTATGAAGAAGTTCACCATGCAACCACACCAGAACCTGAGAAAAAGAGAGTTAGTACCACCAATTACAGTTACTACTACCTTGGTCGTAAGCTCTGGTATATTCCATTGTACTTCAGCATCTATTTCATGGTGTACGTGACTGCTCTTATTATTAAATCTATAGCAAGGCGCAAGGTAACTTTGAGAAATCAGTATATTACTGCCAACACAAGAAGTCGCAGAGATTTGACATTGGACCACATGGATGCTCTTGATGAAGTTCATCATAATATCTCGACTGCTATTGACAAAGTTGATAAAATGTATTCTCGTCTGTctatgtaa